In a single window of the Leptospira sanjuanensis genome:
- a CDS encoding LA_2486 family SGNH/GDSL-type esterase, with amino-acid sequence MKSSFTRKILFRSFLVLIVFAVLGELFLRILPPVGLIYKLRDKQVHCIEEREIPEIMLCPNSDTVLPHPAGFTFRVRVDRRAERIVSEEPVLPGSKPEVWLMGDSIAYGFGQNDEDTIAWKMQEALRPSGIQVRNLGVDSLGTGGIQRRMERALICDDDQRKNCILPKAVFWIYHPSDLQDVHREFYLRNSVYGRWLFRGSVFLSRYSALYNYSKIRSEMRRLEKLRENGPEIIPETLSNHPHDHPSFQEMKRFFDVCKELKIPLTVVLYPNGTHDLTPLPSTPLLDLVAVIAQQKGIPVLDTRPDFLSEYEKNRTDFYLQNDGHPNPTSAQLISKRILERIPIPIAAGR; translated from the coding sequence ATGAAATCGTCTTTTACCCGCAAGATTCTTTTCCGTTCCTTTCTTGTTTTAATCGTCTTTGCGGTATTAGGTGAATTGTTTTTAAGAATTCTTCCGCCTGTAGGATTGATCTATAAGCTGCGAGACAAACAAGTTCATTGTATCGAAGAACGGGAAATTCCCGAGATTATGCTTTGTCCGAATTCGGATACGGTTCTTCCTCATCCGGCGGGTTTTACGTTTCGAGTGCGCGTCGATCGGCGCGCGGAAAGAATCGTTTCAGAGGAACCGGTTCTTCCTGGCAGTAAACCCGAAGTCTGGTTGATGGGCGATTCGATCGCTTACGGTTTCGGTCAGAATGACGAGGATACGATCGCCTGGAAAATGCAGGAAGCGCTGCGGCCATCGGGAATTCAGGTTCGCAATTTGGGCGTGGATTCTCTCGGGACAGGCGGCATTCAAAGAAGAATGGAACGCGCTCTGATTTGCGATGACGATCAACGGAAGAATTGTATTTTACCGAAAGCGGTTTTTTGGATCTATCATCCTTCGGATTTACAGGACGTTCATAGGGAATTCTATTTGAGAAATTCGGTTTATGGAAGATGGCTCTTTCGAGGTTCGGTTTTTTTATCCAGATACAGCGCTCTTTACAACTATTCTAAAATTCGAAGCGAGATGCGGCGTTTAGAAAAGCTCCGCGAGAACGGTCCCGAAATCATTCCCGAAACTCTTTCCAATCATCCGCACGATCATCCATCGTTCCAAGAGATGAAACGGTTTTTCGACGTTTGCAAAGAATTGAAGATTCCATTGACGGTTGTTTTGTATCCGAATGGCACACATGATTTGACTCCTCTTCCATCGACGCCTTTGCTGGATTTGGTGGCCGTGATTGCTCAGCAGAAAGGGATTCCCGTTTTGGATACGAGACCGGATTTTCTGAGCGAATACGAGAAGAATCGAACGGATTTTTATCTTCAGAATGATGGGCATCCGAATCCGACTTCGGCTCAATTGATTTCTAAGCGAATCTTAGAGAGAATTCCTATTCCGATTGCTGCTGGTCGGTAG
- a CDS encoding LA_2478/LA_2722/LA_4182 family protein, with product MNLFQKNKFGFLILAISIVSAPNCRKGPSISREEVQKLSKDYFTRLCTKTAECASRYLETLPASEKTSENAAYSVDQCMEEQKDQNILPDEYEKVTDAQIAKVKVCMEDLLKVPCEEMEGGGIPSCQELFQSSKDE from the coding sequence ATGAACCTGTTTCAAAAAAATAAATTCGGTTTTCTTATATTAGCGATTTCTATTGTTTCCGCTCCGAATTGCAGAAAAGGTCCTTCCATTTCCAGAGAGGAAGTTCAGAAGCTGAGTAAGGATTATTTTACGCGCCTTTGCACAAAAACCGCCGAATGTGCGAGCCGTTATCTCGAAACTCTTCCCGCCTCCGAAAAAACTTCCGAGAACGCTGCGTATTCCGTGGATCAATGTATGGAAGAACAAAAAGATCAGAACATTCTTCCCGACGAATATGAAAAGGTTACGGACGCGCAGATCGCCAAGGTCAAAGTCTGCATGGAAGATCTTTTGAAAGTTCCTTGCGAGGAAATGGAAGGAGGTGGAATTCCTTCCTGCCAAGAGTTGTTTCAGTCCTCCAAAGACGAATAG
- a CDS encoding DUF342 domain-containing protein produces the protein MSDSLKNFTDSLLKDLEENENGFFKIENEDGLAYLSVFPAGKKGKPVDSKEILRRIELFQITEVSPTVVKDLVQKSDGLSHLIGKWPGKPESSRIEIEIPEDKMKAFLIFHPPKYGGRILNTEQIRESIQLRGIRFGILQETIDQLSQEPEYGKRILIAEGTAPIPGKNGDIRILFIHPATPHLEEDQYGRVDFKNIQIIQSVAKDQKLAEKVSPIPGKEGKNVLGEILPYDPGKEAEWKLGANVRLSSEGTTVHSLINGRPILDRQGTIRVDEVCHLENVDFSTGNVSFPGTIIVEGSIADGFTLETEGSIIVKKSVGKVFLKAGGDVVLSGGFMGRNGGLIESGADIYTRFVEQGRLIAKNTIFIEEASMHSDLVAGESVVIRGGRGELIGGSCVAGKSVVCTKLGAVAETKTSVSVGIRPELLEDLEKLRSEVQKNQEILKKVELSLVKLHEDSQRRQLTSEEKESLPKLGAIKQKYSGILNNLLGQEQTMIMGFEPDKDSYVEVEQEIFPGVDIYPGKGKNFKVRLKEIPGPSFVFLGNDGNPQITKVRPKRLGILQEEI, from the coding sequence ATGAGCGACTCTCTCAAGAATTTTACGGATTCCCTTTTAAAGGATCTGGAAGAGAATGAAAACGGCTTCTTCAAAATCGAAAATGAAGACGGGCTCGCCTATCTATCGGTTTTTCCCGCGGGTAAAAAGGGAAAGCCCGTCGACTCCAAAGAAATTCTAAGAAGAATCGAACTCTTTCAAATTACGGAAGTTTCCCCCACGGTCGTCAAGGATCTGGTTCAGAAATCGGATGGACTTTCTCATCTTATCGGAAAATGGCCCGGTAAACCGGAAAGTTCCCGGATCGAAATCGAAATCCCCGAAGACAAAATGAAGGCCTTCTTGATCTTTCATCCTCCCAAATACGGAGGAAGAATTTTAAACACGGAGCAAATCCGCGAATCGATTCAACTCCGCGGAATTCGATTCGGAATTCTTCAAGAAACCATCGATCAACTTTCGCAGGAACCGGAATACGGAAAACGAATTCTCATCGCGGAAGGTACGGCGCCGATCCCCGGAAAGAATGGAGACATTCGAATCTTATTCATTCATCCCGCGACTCCTCATTTGGAAGAGGATCAATACGGAAGAGTAGATTTTAAGAATATTCAAATTATTCAAAGTGTTGCTAAGGATCAAAAACTAGCCGAAAAAGTTTCTCCGATTCCGGGCAAGGAGGGAAAAAACGTATTGGGAGAAATCCTTCCTTACGATCCGGGAAAGGAAGCCGAATGGAAACTCGGAGCCAACGTTAGACTCTCTTCGGAAGGGACGACGGTCCATTCGCTTATCAACGGAAGACCGATTCTCGATCGTCAAGGAACGATCCGAGTCGACGAGGTATGTCATCTTGAAAACGTGGACTTCTCCACCGGAAACGTAAGTTTTCCGGGAACGATCATCGTAGAAGGTTCGATCGCCGACGGATTCACGTTGGAAACCGAAGGATCGATCATCGTCAAAAAATCGGTGGGCAAGGTATTTCTCAAAGCGGGCGGCGACGTCGTTTTATCCGGCGGTTTTATGGGTAGAAACGGCGGCCTGATCGAATCGGGAGCGGATATCTATACGCGCTTCGTCGAACAAGGAAGATTGATCGCGAAAAATACGATCTTTATCGAAGAAGCGTCCATGCACTCCGACCTCGTTGCGGGAGAGTCCGTCGTGATCCGCGGCGGACGGGGAGAACTGATCGGAGGAAGCTGCGTCGCGGGTAAATCGGTCGTCTGCACGAAGTTAGGCGCCGTAGCCGAAACCAAAACTTCCGTTTCGGTCGGGATTCGACCCGAACTTTTGGAGGACCTGGAAAAACTCCGTTCCGAAGTTCAAAAGAATCAGGAAATTCTGAAAAAGGTCGAGTTAAGTCTCGTCAAACTTCACGAAGATTCGCAAAGAAGGCAACTCACTTCCGAAGAAAAGGAAAGCCTTCCCAAACTCGGAGCGATCAAACAGAAATATTCAGGAATTCTAAACAACTTGTTGGGTCAGGAACAAACCATGATTATGGGTTTCGAACCTGATAAGGATTCGTATGTGGAAGTGGAGCAAGAGATTTTTCCCGGAGTGGACATCTATCCCGGCAAAGGGAAAAATTTCAAAGTCCGTCTTAAGGAAATCCCCGGACCTTCCTTTGTCTTTTTAGGAAACGACGGCAATCCTCAGATCACAAAAGTACGACCGAAACGTCTCGGAATCCTTCAGGAAGAAATCTGA
- a CDS encoding MBOAT family O-acyltransferase, which produces MLFNSVQYLIFAPVVILVYFWIPARFQRLWLLLASLYFYAIFKIPFILLLIYSIVLTYYAVKGMEAAHSKFLKLLCLNAAVWGNLLLLYVFKYMDFSIQAWNVFTNSAPCDPSYVPLTGALLPMGISFFTLQAISYAVDVYRGTVPQAKSLFQFGLFLSFFPQLVAGPIIRAQDMLHQFLENYAYRKENLLPGIRQLAWGLFKKTFVADPISMTVDPVFANPGAYDSWSLLVTSFLFSFQIYCDFSGYSDVAIGTGRIMGYSIPENFVRPFLSQTVTEFWRRWHISFSSWLRDYIYISLGGNRVSIPRAYFNVFFTTFISGLWHGADWNFIIWGACHASVMVFERFIFSFSILKRGWDKIPEWIKYVYPFFVFSFSMFFFRAKPSLEYGYETSLDLAFAIVKRSFSFESGQGLAVPFSVLFAVIVLFGADFLQEKKSNWMENLQSKPWVVYPLAGMMILVGFILYSVTVSQPFLYFQF; this is translated from the coding sequence ATGCTTTTTAATTCGGTTCAGTATCTTATCTTTGCGCCCGTAGTCATTCTCGTATATTTTTGGATTCCCGCAAGATTTCAGAGGTTGTGGCTTCTTCTGGCGAGTTTGTATTTTTACGCCATATTCAAAATTCCTTTTATTCTTCTTTTGATCTATTCGATCGTTTTGACCTATTATGCGGTCAAGGGAATGGAAGCGGCACATTCCAAATTTCTAAAGTTGCTTTGTCTGAACGCGGCGGTCTGGGGAAATTTGCTTCTTCTTTATGTATTCAAATACATGGACTTTTCGATCCAGGCGTGGAATGTCTTTACGAATTCCGCTCCCTGCGATCCTTCCTATGTTCCGCTCACGGGCGCTTTGTTGCCGATGGGGATTTCCTTTTTCACCTTGCAGGCGATTTCATACGCGGTGGACGTATATCGCGGAACCGTTCCGCAGGCGAAGAGTTTGTTTCAGTTCGGATTATTCTTGTCCTTCTTTCCTCAGTTGGTTGCGGGGCCGATTATCCGTGCTCAGGATATGCTCCATCAGTTTCTGGAGAATTACGCTTACAGGAAGGAAAATCTTCTTCCAGGAATTCGTCAGCTCGCGTGGGGGCTTTTTAAAAAGACATTCGTGGCCGATCCGATATCGATGACTGTCGATCCGGTTTTTGCAAATCCGGGAGCTTATGATTCTTGGTCTTTGCTCGTGACTTCTTTTTTGTTTTCGTTTCAGATCTATTGCGACTTTTCCGGGTATTCGGATGTTGCGATCGGAACCGGAAGAATCATGGGATATTCGATTCCGGAAAACTTTGTGCGTCCGTTTTTATCTCAGACCGTAACCGAGTTCTGGAGAAGATGGCATATCTCCTTCTCCTCTTGGCTTCGGGACTACATTTATATTTCTCTCGGTGGAAATCGAGTGAGCATTCCCCGAGCTTACTTCAACGTCTTTTTTACGACGTTTATCAGCGGGCTCTGGCATGGAGCCGATTGGAATTTTATCATTTGGGGAGCATGTCACGCTTCCGTGATGGTGTTTGAACGCTTTATCTTTTCTTTTTCGATCTTGAAACGGGGCTGGGACAAAATTCCGGAATGGATCAAATACGTTTATCCGTTTTTCGTATTTTCCTTTTCGATGTTTTTCTTTCGTGCAAAACCTTCTCTCGAATACGGATATGAAACGAGTTTAGACTTGGCGTTTGCGATTGTTAAGCGAAGTTTTTCGTTTGAAAGCGGCCAAGGTCTTGCGGTTCCGTTTTCCGTTCTGTTTGCAGTAATCGTTTTGTTCGGCGCTGACTTTTTACAAGAGAAGAAATCGAATTGGATGGAAAATCTCCAAAGTAAACCTTGGGTTGTTTATCCCCTTGCGGGTATGATGATTCTGGTGGGATTTATTTTATACAGCGTAACCGTTAGTCAGCCGTTCCTGTATTTTCAATTTTGA
- a CDS encoding LA_2490 family SGNH/GDSL-type esterase has protein sequence MKGFFIRAGQVLAFFVLVFLGTEILLNLLKAPSLQFYRDQKILHRYNPIYYVDLAPNQDIYIRHFAGKWEGRFRTNSLGMRGLEEADPEKPKLACLGDSLVMGFGVSDEDTFCHQLNGIELKGGRRQALNLAVDAYGSLGAVRRLKDMAPKLKNLKEVLFFVSGNDFTIPDELRAKGMLSDDEVDEIRDKDPSFNRNFQIQFELSRASYTLQALKLALEQLKVQYAFTKFRLQTEWDSTGLSASSNAEQTPTKYMKDSFFRTPETKCDPHTKTTFEKENVTSISTSKSDTAVIPTPDNMTREEYKKQYCPEPIPDYFSCVDKEPNLASLEPLPQITQKAYNEMVEYSRSNGIRLIVVLMPIQVEEIFCRNRGLYHPLENYALRAAAYFEKKGVPVLKLRKQTEEMCGEVIDTPKGKKFSGIRDYFIPEDGHLTVPGNRWAKRSVEKQLKELEKNAF, from the coding sequence ATGAAAGGATTCTTCATCCGAGCAGGGCAAGTCCTTGCCTTCTTCGTCCTAGTATTCTTAGGAACGGAAATACTTCTCAATCTTCTCAAAGCGCCTTCTCTGCAGTTTTACAGAGATCAGAAGATTCTCCATCGATACAATCCGATCTACTACGTCGATTTAGCGCCCAATCAAGATATTTATATCCGTCATTTTGCGGGAAAGTGGGAAGGAAGATTCAGGACGAATTCCTTAGGAATGCGCGGTTTGGAAGAAGCCGATCCCGAAAAACCGAAGCTTGCTTGTTTGGGAGACAGTCTCGTGATGGGATTCGGAGTTTCGGATGAGGACACGTTCTGTCATCAGCTCAACGGAATCGAGTTGAAGGGAGGACGCAGACAGGCTCTGAACCTCGCCGTAGACGCCTACGGATCGTTAGGTGCGGTTCGCAGACTGAAAGACATGGCTCCCAAACTGAAGAATCTAAAAGAGGTTTTGTTTTTCGTTTCGGGCAACGACTTTACGATCCCGGACGAATTAAGAGCCAAAGGAATGCTTTCGGACGACGAGGTGGATGAAATTCGAGACAAGGATCCTTCGTTCAACAGAAACTTTCAGATACAATTCGAGTTGTCCCGAGCTTCTTACACGCTGCAGGCTTTGAAGTTGGCGCTCGAGCAGTTGAAGGTTCAATACGCGTTTACCAAGTTTCGATTGCAGACCGAATGGGATTCGACCGGACTTTCGGCGAGTTCGAACGCGGAACAAACTCCCACAAAGTATATGAAGGATTCATTTTTTCGAACTCCCGAAACGAAGTGTGATCCGCATACGAAAACTACATTCGAAAAAGAGAATGTAACTTCGATATCGACATCAAAGTCCGATACGGCTGTAATTCCGACTCCTGACAACATGACCCGGGAAGAATATAAAAAACAATATTGCCCGGAACCGATTCCCGATTATTTTTCGTGCGTGGACAAGGAGCCGAACCTTGCTTCTCTCGAACCGCTTCCACAGATTACGCAAAAAGCGTATAACGAAATGGTTGAATATTCCCGATCAAACGGAATCCGATTGATCGTCGTTTTAATGCCGATTCAAGTGGAAGAGATTTTTTGCAGAAACCGAGGACTCTATCATCCTCTCGAAAATTACGCGCTTCGCGCTGCCGCTTATTTCGAAAAGAAGGGCGTTCCCGTTTTAAAACTCAGAAAACAAACCGAGGAAATGTGCGGGGAAGTGATCGATACTCCCAAAGGAAAAAAATTCTCGGGGATTCGAGATTACTTTATTCCGGAAGACGGGCATTTGACGGTTCCTGGAAACCGTTGGGCGAAACGTTCGGTGGAAAAACAGCTCAAGGAATTGGAAAAGAATGCTTTTTAA
- a CDS encoding DUF1564 domain-containing protein: MGVLLLNSDHKLDGVLQDNRTNVVTLIVSEATLSLYSESERRHLAKRIPELLKRYSKYLTAIPRLGQKPGKTLYQNSPGPKKMKRINVRLSTGSWALFGTLAQAHGVSRCFLFNFLLELDRAGVGYSIVNTMNEGGPTFHRNYSYILHLDLLNNRITRTLQCIPENSFYVLDYRDWFDS; this comes from the coding sequence ATGGGCGTGCTACTTCTCAATTCCGATCACAAGCTTGATGGCGTTCTTCAGGATAATAGAACGAACGTTGTAACTCTGATTGTCTCGGAGGCGACCTTATCTCTTTATTCAGAGTCAGAACGGCGACATCTCGCCAAACGAATCCCCGAGCTTTTAAAAAGATATTCGAAATATTTGACGGCAATTCCTCGGTTGGGTCAAAAACCGGGAAAAACGCTGTATCAAAATAGTCCCGGTCCGAAAAAAATGAAACGGATCAATGTCCGTCTGAGCACGGGAAGTTGGGCTTTGTTCGGAACTCTTGCCCAGGCTCACGGAGTTTCTCGTTGTTTTCTTTTTAATTTTCTTTTGGAATTAGATCGCGCCGGAGTCGGATATTCTATCGTGAATACGATGAATGAAGGAGGTCCTACATTCCACAGGAATTACAGTTATATCCTCCACCTCGACCTATTAAACAACAGAATCACGAGAACACTACAATGCATTCCCGAAAACTCCTTTTACGTTTTAGATTACCGAGACTGGTTCGATTCCTGA
- a CDS encoding citrate synthase family protein, with protein MKNSSKKPFLSALEAAQELGVEVETIYAYVSRGILHSEPGGSKDRSKRYRREEVERLLLQREEKLHPGKTARAALTFGQPVLESAITLIQDEKLYYRGKNILDLAESYTFEQVCDLLWEAASSTFDSPWPLLGDACKKSLPYLSDRPLIDLCRILLGIAEYDDTGALLKTSEALQKTASRIVRLLCLFASRVKRGKTSIAETLWSAWKNSDASNSVRSKSHSKTLMDRNTISNSKSEDKKAVRLIEASLILSADHELNVSSFTARCVASSEASLYQAVIAGLAALSGRKHGLLTEKTIELLESASVRKMDAKEFLTERLRKGETIPGFGHPFYKNGDPRGKKLMELCERFFPKSKEFLSAKRIIDQAAEMLGDHPTIDAGLAVVSRTLKLPKGAGLALFAIGRSAGWTAHSMEQYQTGQLIRPRARYNGIAPETTSY; from the coding sequence ATGAAGAATTCTTCTAAAAAGCCGTTTTTATCCGCGCTCGAGGCGGCGCAGGAACTAGGAGTGGAAGTGGAGACGATCTATGCTTATGTAAGCAGAGGGATTCTTCATTCCGAACCGGGAGGTTCCAAGGACCGAAGTAAACGATATCGACGCGAGGAAGTGGAACGTCTTCTTCTGCAAAGAGAGGAAAAACTTCATCCCGGAAAAACGGCACGAGCCGCGTTGACGTTCGGACAACCCGTTTTGGAATCCGCAATCACTCTGATCCAGGACGAAAAACTTTATTATCGCGGAAAGAATATCCTGGATCTTGCGGAATCCTACACGTTCGAACAAGTTTGTGATCTTCTCTGGGAGGCGGCATCGTCCACTTTCGATTCCCCTTGGCCTTTGCTGGGGGATGCCTGCAAAAAGTCGCTTCCTTATCTTTCCGATCGCCCTTTGATCGATCTTTGCAGGATTCTTCTCGGAATCGCGGAATACGATGACACGGGGGCGCTCTTGAAAACTTCGGAGGCGTTGCAGAAAACGGCTTCTCGAATCGTTCGACTTCTTTGTTTATTCGCATCTCGCGTAAAGCGGGGAAAAACGTCGATCGCGGAAACTTTATGGTCGGCTTGGAAAAATTCCGATGCATCAAACTCCGTCCGCTCCAAATCACATTCGAAAACTTTAATGGATCGGAATACAATCTCCAACTCTAAGAGCGAGGATAAAAAGGCCGTCCGATTGATCGAAGCTTCTCTTATTCTATCGGCGGATCACGAACTCAACGTTTCTTCGTTTACGGCACGTTGTGTGGCTTCGAGCGAAGCGAGTTTGTATCAGGCGGTGATTGCGGGACTGGCCGCGCTTTCCGGAAGAAAGCACGGTTTGCTGACCGAAAAAACGATCGAACTTCTCGAAAGTGCGAGCGTTCGTAAAATGGACGCAAAGGAATTTCTCACCGAACGTTTGCGAAAAGGAGAAACGATTCCAGGGTTCGGCCATCCATTTTACAAAAACGGAGATCCAAGGGGAAAAAAGCTGATGGAACTCTGCGAACGTTTCTTTCCTAAGAGCAAGGAATTTCTTTCCGCAAAACGAATCATCGACCAAGCAGCCGAAATGTTAGGGGATCATCCCACGATCGACGCGGGGTTGGCCGTTGTAAGCAGAACGTTGAAACTTCCGAAAGGGGCGGGTCTTGCGTTATTCGCCATTGGGAGATCGGCGGGTTGGACGGCGCATTCGATGGAACAATACCAAACGGGACAGTTGATTCGGCCTCGGGCGCGTTATAACGGAATCGCGCCCGAAACGACTTCGTATTAA
- a CDS encoding citrate synthase/methylcitrate synthase: MNTTINPIEERKYSPGLEGIPAVKTRISKVDGINGKLTVAGYPIEEFANKVSFEETFYLLLEDRLPDQKQRRSITRDLIAARRFSKIHRTILEAAAAERASVIECLRIGAAALSLGNKFSSPEEESMTVVATFPLIVAWVYRLKKGLVPILPDYNLTHAANFLNMLGIDPDPKKEAALNAYWNTVADHGLNASTFTARVIASTQSDLISAATGAVGALKGPLHGGAPGPALDMVFEIGKKENAEGYLRNKLIQGERLMGFGHRIYKVRDPRADVLARAAKDLYELPELKELYELSLFVEKTALRLLKEFKPDRILHTNVEFYTALLLHGLGLPTELFTPVFAIGRAAGWMAHCLEQKKERILRPDAIYIGPEDRHWI, translated from the coding sequence ATGAACACGACAATCAATCCGATTGAAGAGAGAAAATACAGTCCCGGTCTGGAAGGAATTCCCGCAGTTAAAACGAGGATTTCAAAAGTGGACGGAATCAACGGCAAACTCACCGTCGCCGGTTATCCGATCGAAGAGTTCGCAAATAAAGTGAGTTTCGAGGAAACGTTTTATCTGCTTCTCGAAGATAGGCTTCCGGATCAGAAACAGAGAAGGTCGATCACGAGGGATCTAATCGCCGCGCGCCGTTTTTCAAAAATACATCGAACGATTCTCGAAGCCGCCGCCGCGGAAAGGGCTTCCGTCATCGAATGTCTGCGGATCGGCGCGGCGGCGCTTTCACTTGGAAATAAATTTTCCTCTCCCGAAGAGGAAAGTATGACGGTGGTAGCGACGTTTCCTTTGATTGTAGCCTGGGTGTATCGATTGAAAAAAGGTCTCGTTCCGATTCTACCCGATTACAATCTTACACACGCGGCAAACTTTTTGAATATGCTCGGAATCGATCCCGATCCGAAAAAAGAAGCCGCTTTAAACGCATATTGGAACACGGTCGCCGATCACGGATTAAACGCTTCTACCTTTACCGCGCGGGTCATCGCGTCCACACAATCCGATTTGATTTCGGCGGCGACCGGAGCGGTAGGCGCGCTCAAAGGTCCGTTGCACGGGGGAGCTCCCGGTCCTGCGCTCGACATGGTTTTTGAAATCGGAAAAAAAGAAAACGCCGAGGGTTATCTAAGAAATAAATTGATTCAAGGCGAACGATTGATGGGATTCGGTCATCGAATCTACAAGGTTCGTGATCCGAGAGCGGACGTTCTTGCAAGAGCCGCAAAGGATTTATACGAACTTCCGGAACTGAAGGAATTGTATGAGCTCTCCCTATTCGTGGAAAAAACGGCGCTTCGCTTATTAAAAGAATTCAAACCGGATCGGATTCTCCACACAAACGTGGAATTTTATACGGCTCTTTTACTCCATGGACTTGGATTACCCACGGAGTTGTTCACTCCCGTATTTGCGATCGGACGCGCGGCGGGATGGATGGCGCATTGTCTGGAACAAAAAAAGGAAAGAATCTTGAGACCCGATGCGATCTATATCGGACCGGAAGATCGTCATTGGATTTGA
- a CDS encoding ATP-binding protein, translated as MDSGKKKNFENLFRLQIPSHPRYLSIIRSLVYNLAFENGFTTSDSADLKLAVGECLQNVIKHSYGGKRNLPIFLEINLYDNRMEIRIRDFGSQKNLSEIRGYEPNDYREEGIGLYLVKKLTDHFYLDQSLPEGNRLILTKLK; from the coding sequence ATGGATTCCGGTAAAAAGAAGAACTTTGAAAATCTGTTCCGATTGCAGATTCCTTCTCATCCCCGTTACTTGTCGATCATCCGGAGCCTCGTTTATAACTTAGCGTTCGAGAACGGATTTACAACGAGCGATTCGGCAGACTTAAAACTCGCAGTCGGGGAATGCCTCCAAAACGTCATTAAACATTCCTACGGCGGGAAACGAAATTTACCGATTTTTCTCGAAATCAATCTTTACGACAACCGGATGGAAATTCGAATTCGCGACTTCGGAAGTCAGAAAAATCTTTCCGAAATCCGAGGATATGAACCCAATGATTATCGGGAGGAAGGAATCGGTCTGTATCTCGTGAAAAAACTCACGGATCATTTTTATCTCGACCAATCCCTGCCGGAAGGGAACCGACTGATTCTCACAAAACTGAAATGA
- the xerD gene encoding site-specific tyrosine recombinase XerD, with product MTSSHNNLLQNFQEYLSVEKGLSDNSIYSYGYDLNKFKNFLEKEHIDFLEVQANDIMRFLNEEKDRKISSKTIAREVVAIRQFYKFLKDEKKLDTNPTEKIETPEVMRSIPDYLTQEEIEELFASIREDNLYELRDKCIFELLYSSGLRISEACNLRLSDMDLEGMTLTVEGKGGRQRLVPFGEKSLDILNRYLKQSRPFILKARNCEYLFVSKKGSYINRKSVWRLLNHYIKRTSISKKVTPHTLRHSFATHLLENHADLKSVQELLGHIDISTTQIYTHMANKTLKEVHKKFHPRG from the coding sequence GTGACATCTTCACATAACAACCTACTTCAAAATTTCCAGGAATATCTCTCCGTAGAAAAGGGATTAAGCGACAACTCGATTTACTCCTACGGTTACGATTTGAATAAGTTTAAGAACTTTCTGGAAAAGGAACATATCGATTTCCTAGAAGTTCAGGCGAACGATATCATGCGTTTTTTGAACGAGGAGAAGGATCGAAAGATCAGCTCCAAAACCATCGCGAGGGAAGTCGTCGCGATCCGACAGTTTTACAAGTTTCTAAAGGACGAGAAAAAGCTCGATACCAACCCGACTGAAAAGATCGAAACTCCCGAGGTAATGCGGAGCATTCCCGATTATTTGACTCAGGAAGAAATCGAAGAATTATTCGCAAGCATTCGCGAAGACAACCTCTATGAACTCAGAGACAAGTGCATCTTCGAATTGTTATATTCTTCCGGTTTGAGAATTTCCGAAGCCTGCAATCTGAGATTAAGCGACATGGATCTGGAAGGAATGACTCTTACCGTGGAAGGAAAGGGCGGTCGCCAAAGGCTCGTTCCGTTCGGCGAAAAATCCTTGGACATTCTCAATCGTTATCTGAAACAAAGCAGACCTTTTATTCTCAAAGCGAGAAACTGCGAATACCTTTTCGTTTCCAAAAAAGGATCTTATATCAATCGCAAATCCGTCTGGAGACTTTTGAATCACTACATCAAACGGACTTCCATCTCGAAAAAAGTGACTCCGCATACGCTCCGTCACTCCTTTGCGACGCACTTGCTGGAGAATCACGCGGATCTCAAATCGGTTCAGGAACTTTTGGGTCACATCGATATTTCCACGACGCAGATTTACACGCACATGGCTAATAAGACTCTTAAGGAAGTTCATAAGAAGTTTCATCCGAGAGGATAA